A single region of the Musa acuminata AAA Group cultivar baxijiao chromosome BXJ1-11, Cavendish_Baxijiao_AAA, whole genome shotgun sequence genome encodes:
- the LOC103970267 gene encoding mitogen-activated protein kinase homolog MMK2, producing METAEGQIRGILTHGGRYVRYNVYGNLFEVTAKYVPPLRPLGRGAYGIVCAAVNSQTREEVAIKKIGNAFDNRIDGKRTLREIKLLSHMDHENVIGIKDIIRPPQRENFSDVYIVYELMDTDLNQIIRSNQILTDDHCQYFLYQILRGLKYVHSANVLHRDLKPSNLFLNANCDLKIGDFGLARTTSETDLMTEYVVTRWYRAPELLLNCSEYTAAIDIWSVGCILGEIVTRQPLFPGRDYVQQLRLITELIGSPDDSSLGFLRSENARKYVKQLPRYPRQNFALRFPNMSPGARDLLDRMLVFDPSKRITVDEALHHPYLAPLHDINDEPVCASPFSFDFERPSFTEENIKELIWRESLRFYPDP from the exons ATGGAGACCGCGGAGGGGCAGATCAGGGGAATCCTCACCCATGGCGGCCGCTACGTGCGGTACAACGTGTACGGCAACCTGTTCGAGGTCACCGCCAAGTACGTCCCGCCCCTGCGTCCCCTCGGCCGAGGGGCTTACGGCATCGTCTG TGCTGCTGTGAACTCGCAAACTCGTGAAGAGGTAGCTATTAAGAAGATTGGTAATGCATTTGATAATCGTATCGATGGCAAGAGAACTTTGAGGGAAATAAAGCTTCTGTCCCACATGGACCATGAAAAC GTTATTGGAATCAAGGACATCATACGCCCACCACAGAGGGAAAACTTCAGTGATGTTTACATTGTATATGAGTTAATGGATACTGATCTAAATCAGATAATCCGCTCTAATCAAATATTGACTGACGATCACTGCCAG TACTTCTTATATCAGATACTACGGGGTCTGAAATATGTACACTCAGCAAATGTCTTGCACCGTGATCTTAAACCAAGCAATTTGTTCTTAAATGCAAATTGTGACCTTAAAATAGGAGACTTTGGATTAGCAAGAACAACTTCTGAAACAGATCTGATGACAGAGTATGTTGTCACTCGCTGGTACCGAGCACCTGAGCTGCTCCTTAATTGCTCAGAGTATACTGCTGCAATTGATATTTGGTCAGTAGGGTGCATACTTGGAGAAATTGTAACCAGGCAACCTTTGTTTCCTGGGAGAGACTATGTTCAGCAGCTGAGGTTAATCACTGAG CTGATAGGTTCACCGGATGACTCGAGCCTTGGGTTTCTTCGAAGTGAAAATGCTCGAAAATATGTAAAACAGCTGCCAAGATATCCAAGACAGAATTTTGCACTCAGGTTCCCCAATATGTCTCCTGGAGCTCGTGATTTGTTGGATAGAATGCTCGTGTTTGATCCAAGCAAGCGAATAACCG TTGATGAGGCTCTGCATCACCCTTACTTGGCACCTCTTCACGACATCAATGATGAGCCTGTGTGTGCATCCCCGTTTAGTTTTGATTTTGAGCGACCATCATTCACCGAGGAAAATATCAAAGAGCTCATCTGGAGGGAATCTTTGAGATTCTATCCAGATCCATGA
- the LOC135596827 gene encoding beta-carotene 3-hydroxylase 2, chloroplastic-like yields MAAAATALVPCRFALPPRVAGDCFLLFRPFPARNPSVRYSTLSSWPRRPTLVSCVLKEVGKEEAHNGGYASKEDAHGGEGEREASEERMARKQSERRTYLIAAVMSSFGITSMAVASVYYRFSWQMEGGEVPLTEMFGTFALSVGAAVGMEFWARWAHRALWHASLWHMHESHHRPRDGPFELNDVFAIINAVPAISLMAYGFLNRGLLPGLCFGAGLGITLFGMAYMFVHDGLVHRRFPVGPIANVPYFRRVAAAHQIHHMDKFDGVPYGLFLGPKELEEVGGLEELEKEISRRIKLYNNSNLSS; encoded by the exons ATGGCGGCCGCTGCCACAGCCCTAGTCCCCTGCCGTTTCGCTCTGCCACCGAGAGTCGCGGGCgattgctttctccttttccgcCCTTTCCCCGCCCGCAACCCCTCCGTTAGGTATTCCACGCTTTCGTCGTGGCCGCGGCGACCAACTCTTGTCAGCTGTGTGCTAAAGGAGGTGGGTAAGGAGGAGGCGCATAATGGGGGGTATGCTTCGAAGGAAGATGCCCACGGTGGGGAGGGCGAGAGGGAGGCATCGGAGGAGAGGATGGCGAGGAAGCAGTCGGAGAGGCGGACCTACCTGATCGCGGCGGTGATGTCCAGCTTCGGCATCACTTCCATGGCGGTCGCGTCCGTCTACTACCGTTTCTCGTGGCAAATGGAG GGAGGAGAAGTTCCGCTGACGGAGATGTTCGGGACGTTCGCTCTCTCCGTCGGTGCGGCG GTGGGGATGGAGTTTTGGGCGCGGTGGGCGCACCGAGCGCTATGGCATGCCTCGCTGTGGCACATGCACGAGTCGCACCACCGGCCGCGCGACGGCCCCTTTGAGCTCAACGACGTCTTCGCCATCATCAATGCTGTACCCGCCATCTCCCTCATGGCCTACGGCTTCCTCAACCGCGGCCTCCTCCCCGGCCTCTGTTTCGGCGCC GGCCTAGGGATTACGCTATTCGGAATGGCCTATATGTTCGTCCACGACGGGCTGGTCCACCGCAGGTTCCCCGTGGGCCCCATCGCCAACGTGCCATACTTCCGCCGGGTGGCAGCCGCTCATCAG ATCCACCACATGGACAAGTTCGATGGGGTGCCATATGGACTGTTCTTGGGACCCAAG GAGCTGGAGGAGGTGGGAGGCCTGGAGGAGTTGGAGAAGGAGATCAGCAGGAGGATTAAGCTGTACAACAACTCCAATCTCAGCAGCTGA
- the LOC135596828 gene encoding protein SPIRAL1-like 5 has product MSRGESFGGGKSSLSYLFESDEGTTSFEGSPKSTGQQKPPSDEDSKTKATDQSAAPNKPVSTNNYYRARGQNSGNFITGRPFTKVQSVPGGSSSLGYLFGDK; this is encoded by the exons ATGAGTAGAGGTGAGAGCTTCGGGGGCGGCAAAAGCTCTTTGAGTTACCTCTTTGAGTCAGACGAGGGCACCACCTCCTTTGAGGGATCTCCCAAGTCGACCGGGCAGCAGAAGCCTCCATCTGATGAAGATAGCAAGACCAAAGCAACAGACCAATCTGCTGCACCGAACAAACCTGTTTCCACCAACAACTACTACAGAGCCCGAGGCCAGAATTCAGGGAACTTCATCACT GGTCGCCCATTTACGAAGGTTCAGTCAGTTCCGGGTGGAAGCTCATCACTTGGCTACTTGTTTGGGGATAAATAA